In Alphaproteobacteria bacterium, one DNA window encodes the following:
- a CDS encoding glycosyl transferase: MNTMSYVVMLLILSGLAALVCWSLTGRLICQLRMDVPNARSSHKAPVPRGGGLAVLICFLPCAAAVIYALLEQGFLSQSQTLPWVTLGAGVVALGIVSWFDDRHALPVIVRLAVQAGCVGMMLMVMEPVTITADWLPVWLDRLLIFVLWVGFVNLFNFMDGIDGLAVTESLSILIGLILLAVLFGGLMPESMAAAALAGAMLGFGVWNWRPARVFLGDVGSVPVGFVLGFLLLRLAGEGYGAAAIIFPLYYLADGGLTFLGRLCRGEAVWQAHRQHVYQRAALALGRHDAVVVRIMAANLALILITLAGWHYPAAYLLAPLVVATLLWNLHRARPARQKKA, translated from the coding sequence ATGAACACCATGTCTTATGTCGTGATGTTGCTGATTTTGTCCGGTCTGGCCGCCTTGGTCTGCTGGTCGCTGACCGGTCGCTTGATCTGTCAGCTGCGTATGGACGTGCCTAATGCGCGCAGCTCGCACAAAGCGCCCGTGCCGCGCGGGGGTGGGCTGGCGGTGCTGATTTGCTTTCTGCCCTGCGCGGCGGCGGTGATCTATGCCTTGCTAGAGCAAGGGTTCTTGTCACAATCGCAGACACTGCCCTGGGTGACTCTGGGTGCTGGGGTGGTGGCGCTTGGCATCGTGTCCTGGTTCGACGATCGCCATGCCTTGCCCGTCATCGTGCGTCTGGCTGTCCAGGCCGGATGCGTGGGGATGATGCTGATGGTGATGGAACCTGTGACCATCACGGCGGACTGGTTGCCGGTTTGGCTGGATCGTTTGCTGATCTTCGTGCTGTGGGTAGGATTCGTGAATCTGTTCAATTTCATGGACGGCATCGACGGTTTGGCGGTAACCGAGAGCCTAAGTATTTTAATCGGCCTGATTCTGTTGGCTGTTTTGTTCGGCGGGCTGATGCCAGAAAGCATGGCCGCCGCCGCTTTGGCGGGAGCGATGCTGGGCTTTGGCGTATGGAATTGGCGACCGGCGCGGGTGTTCTTGGGGGATGTGGGCAGCGTTCCGGTGGGGTTCGTGCTGGGTTTCTTGCTATTGCGTCTGGCGGGCGAAGGCTATGGCGCGGCGGCGATCATTTTTCCCTTATATTATCTTGCCGATGGCGGATTGACGTTCCTTGGCCGCCTATGCCGAGGCGAAGCGGTGTGGCAGGCCCATCGCCAGCATGTCTATCAACGCGCCGCCCTCGCCCTCGGACGGCATGACGCGGTGGTGGTGCGTATCATGGCGGCGAATCTGGCGCTGATCCTGATCACTTTGGCCGGATGGCACTATCCGGCCGCTTATCTGTTGGCGCCGCTTGTGGTGGCGACGCTCTTATGGAATCTGCACCGCGCCCGACCGGCACGACAGAAAAAAGCCTAA
- a CDS encoding transglycosylase SLT domain-containing protein, with the protein MSAVSRLGEDVRQWTEQAGSTAHSMARTGKSAVIQAIHNASARTGVDFDYLLRQAQQESSLDPTAKAKGSSASGLYQFVERTWLSLVREHGDKYGLEDLSSQITSGKDGVARVADPTLRQQILALRHDPALASAMAAELACDNKDQLNARLGGDCKIGSTELYMAHFLGAGDAGRFLTGLKESPDAQAADLFPAAAKANPGVFYDKQGQALSVAQIYDRFAQKFEGGEIKTANPQLAAIKAPMTKVQSEAVHRLALNEVMAPKASLAATAPLPSAADWRVSPLPTGGVSSHDMLDSPVPMMTLLTLAQMSVPGETASHQDQPNGRPYQDLYATRQG; encoded by the coding sequence ATGAGCGCCGTAAGCCGCTTAGGGGAAGATGTTCGTCAATGGACCGAGCAAGCCGGAAGCACGGCCCATTCCATGGCCCGCACCGGCAAAAGCGCGGTCATCCAGGCGATCCACAACGCCAGCGCCCGCACCGGCGTGGATTTCGATTATCTACTGCGCCAAGCTCAGCAAGAAAGCAGCCTGGACCCCACCGCCAAAGCCAAGGGCAGCTCGGCCAGCGGTTTGTATCAATTCGTCGAGCGCACTTGGCTGTCTTTGGTGCGCGAACATGGCGATAAATACGGCCTGGAAGACCTTAGCTCACAGATCACCAGCGGCAAAGACGGCGTGGCGCGCGTGGCGGACCCCACATTGCGCCAGCAGATATTGGCCCTGCGCCACGATCCGGCCTTGGCCTCGGCCATGGCGGCGGAACTGGCCTGCGACAACAAAGATCAGCTGAACGCCCGATTGGGCGGAGATTGTAAAATCGGTTCGACCGAGCTGTATATGGCCCATTTCCTGGGGGCGGGCGATGCGGGCCGCTTCCTGACCGGTCTGAAGGAATCGCCCGATGCCCAAGCCGCCGACTTATTCCCCGCCGCCGCCAAAGCCAATCCCGGGGTCTTTTACGACAAACAAGGTCAGGCACTGAGCGTGGCGCAAATCTACGACCGCTTTGCCCAGAAATTCGAGGGCGGCGAGATAAAAACCGCAAACCCACAGCTAGCCGCAATCAAAGCCCCCATGACTAAGGTGCAGTCCGAGGCGGTCCACAGGCTTGCTCTGAATGAAGTGATGGCCCCGAAGGCAAGCTTGGCCGCTACGGCCCCCTTACCTTCGGCGGCGGATTGGCGGGTCTCGCCTTTACCGACAGGAGGTGTATCCAGCCACGACATGCTCGACTCTCCCGTCCCCATGATGACCCTGCTAACCCTGGCGCAAATGAGCGTGCCCGGCGAAACCGCGTCCCATCAAGACCAGCCAAACGGACGACCCTACCAAGACCTCTATGCCACGCGGCAGGGATGA
- the recG gene encoding ATP-dependent DNA helicase RecG: protein MPSLSLDQLLSPLVAWQGLRGRWGKLFEKLVGPRVADALWLLPQGLVDRRASPPLDQAQAGQIVTIFATVHEHRPPSRWGQPWKVRLSDGHGMVELVFFNPRAPYLNKILPPGGQVTVSGHLESFDGHLTMPHPDIIESGDARAEVAILEPVRPLTAGLTGRFVRQMVERFVAQLPEWDEWIDPALLRRQGWPSWRGALMQAHAPQDEAGLQPDHPARQRLAYDELLAQQLALALIRRHARRQPGRVMTVDGKLRLAVLQALPFRLTAAQDEVLAQIDADMASTWRMRRLLQGDVGSGKTVVAALACLNAISGGAQAALMVPTELLARQHAQTLTRILAPAGIDVLLLTGALKGAARQQALERLAQGDPVLAVGTHALFQKGVAFARLGLAVVDEQHRFGVHQRVHLADKGQDDDGKGADLLVMTATPIPRSLALTFFGDLDVSRLEGKPPGRSPVATRVLNRDRIEEVTAALQRAIARGEQAYWVCPLIGEDTPIEEQDKPPSEGALAAAVERHRALRRLWGDQVGLVHGRLKSEEKAQVMEAFVAGRIRVLVATTVIEVGVDVPSATVMVIEQAERFGMAQLHQLRGRVGRGTAASHCLLLYQGPLGQVARQRLQAMRQCDDGFVIAEEDLRLRGPGEILGARQSGLAAWRLADPVRHGDLLLTARDDVKLILERDPKLTSKRGQALRTLLALFQAREAVKTLESG, encoded by the coding sequence GTGCCGTCCCTTTCTCTCGATCAACTCCTTTCGCCTTTGGTGGCCTGGCAGGGTTTGCGCGGGCGGTGGGGGAAGCTGTTCGAGAAGCTGGTCGGTCCGCGCGTGGCGGATGCCTTGTGGTTGCTGCCCCAGGGCTTGGTGGATCGGCGGGCAAGTCCGCCTTTGGACCAGGCGCAAGCGGGGCAGATCGTCACCATCTTTGCCACCGTTCACGAACATCGCCCGCCCTCGCGCTGGGGCCAACCTTGGAAGGTCCGATTAAGTGACGGGCATGGCATGGTGGAATTGGTGTTCTTTAATCCGCGCGCGCCCTATCTGAATAAAATCTTGCCGCCGGGCGGCCAAGTCACCGTCAGCGGCCATTTGGAAAGCTTCGACGGGCATTTGACGATGCCGCATCCCGATATCATCGAAAGCGGCGATGCGCGGGCGGAAGTGGCCATCTTGGAACCCGTGCGACCCTTGACCGCCGGTCTGACAGGCCGCTTCGTGCGCCAGATGGTCGAGCGTTTCGTGGCGCAGCTTCCCGAATGGGATGAGTGGATCGATCCCGCCTTGTTGCGCCGCCAGGGATGGCCCAGTTGGCGCGGCGCGTTGATGCAGGCGCATGCGCCCCAGGACGAGGCAGGATTGCAGCCCGATCATCCGGCCCGCCAGCGTTTGGCCTATGACGAGCTTTTGGCCCAGCAATTGGCCTTGGCTCTTATTCGCCGTCATGCGCGGCGTCAACCGGGGCGCGTGATGACGGTCGATGGAAAGCTTCGCCTGGCGGTGCTGCAGGCTTTGCCGTTTCGTCTGACCGCCGCCCAAGACGAGGTGCTGGCGCAAATCGACGCCGATATGGCCAGCACATGGCGGATGCGGCGTTTGCTGCAAGGCGATGTGGGCAGCGGCAAGACGGTGGTGGCGGCCTTGGCATGCCTGAACGCCATATCGGGCGGGGCGCAAGCCGCGCTGATGGTGCCGACCGAATTGCTGGCGCGACAACATGCGCAGACTTTAACGCGGATCCTGGCCCCTGCGGGGATTGATGTGCTGCTGCTGACGGGCGCTCTTAAAGGCGCGGCGCGTCAGCAGGCCTTAGAGCGTTTGGCGCAAGGCGATCCCGTATTGGCGGTGGGCACGCATGCCTTGTTTCAAAAGGGCGTCGCCTTTGCGCGTTTGGGCTTGGCGGTGGTGGACGAACAACATCGCTTTGGCGTGCATCAGCGTGTGCATCTGGCCGATAAAGGCCAAGACGACGATGGCAAAGGCGCGGATCTTTTGGTCATGACGGCCACGCCCATTCCGCGCAGCCTGGCCCTGACTTTTTTCGGCGATCTGGATGTCAGCCGTTTAGAGGGCAAGCCGCCGGGCCGTTCGCCGGTGGCCACGCGCGTGCTGAATCGGGATCGCATAGAGGAAGTGACGGCGGCACTCCAACGCGCCATCGCTCGGGGCGAGCAGGCCTATTGGGTTTGCCCCCTAATTGGCGAAGACACGCCGATCGAGGAACAGGACAAGCCGCCCAGCGAAGGCGCGTTGGCGGCGGCGGTGGAGCGTCACCGCGCTTTGCGCCGTTTATGGGGCGATCAGGTGGGGTTGGTGCATGGCCGCTTGAAGTCCGAGGAAAAGGCGCAAGTGATGGAGGCCTTTGTGGCAGGGCGCATTCGCGTCCTGGTGGCCACCACGGTGATCGAGGTGGGAGTGGACGTTCCCTCCGCCACGGTGATGGTGATCGAGCAGGCCGAGCGTTTCGGCATGGCGCAGCTGCATCAGTTGCGCGGTCGCGTGGGGCGCGGGACGGCGGCCTCGCATTGCTTGCTGCTGTATCAGGGGCCGCTGGGCCAGGTGGCGCGACAAAGACTTCAGGCCATGCGCCAATGCGATGACGGCTTCGTGATCGCGGAAGAGGATTTGCGTCTGCGCGGCCCTGGCGAGATTCTGGGCGCGCGGCAAAGCGGTTTGGCCGCATGGCGTCTGGCCGATCCGGTGCGCCATGGTGACCTGTTGCTGACGGCGCGCGACGATGTGAAATTGATTCTAGAGCGCGACCCCAAACTGACCTCGAAGCGGGGACAAGCTTTGCGCACGCTGCTGGCCCTGTTCCAGGCGCGCGAGGCGGTCAAGACCCTGGAATCGGGTTAG
- a CDS encoding DUF2339 domain-containing protein produces the protein MEALGLVLAIIALGMLIRLRHDVERVARRVSNLEQAGQIGQLDSPSPVSEPVQATPQESRQDDGSIPIILPGAVDPAPAHLSKTMRPDPRPAMDWEKQIGARLMVWVGGAALALAGLFLVRYSIEAGWLSPSVRVSLAMLFGAGMMACGQKVFHRTDIANHARLAQALGGAGVAVLYGALYAAGQLYDLVPLWLCFAAMALVTGSALVMALRQGPMLAAMGLIGGLLTPVLAGSQDPSALLLFLYLGVLSLAAAALAARRGWWGMVLMVYLGGLAWAGFWLVTDGSGTGAALGLGCFAGMMMLGGLAARVGMPDADSPWAQEARVVASGGGMAVMASTLMQDGHVDPLIVGMYFLLCLLTLGLGVFDQIRYRFAPMIGLGLGVVWLLTVPVEPGVLPSFVVMAAILCGLHGAVGWSMLTRSPTPWRWAGLVSASMLAFFGMTYGRLSDGGLAQAMQWPLEIPAFWGCLAFGLAFLATVALSRFRALWTGDRRLGQEVQAWFAATATALISLGCAVEMQSSFLSMAVAAQVPVLVWLGQRLDLPRLRQLAGVMAAVFALLLVPQLLLLMTSTPVRVLDGDPEEYTLHWPLLQLGWPALALAGASWLMQRERDGRLPESLDKSAAVLLGLMVYHLIRHAFHVPDDNLILPPTSMAERAIITNGLFLYGAACYALGRTYGLHAWKRAGHVMAGVAVFRCVWFDLLLKNPLWNAAQLVGAWPLLNALLPAYGLMALACVSWAQVWQHESRPLRARWARALALVLLFTYVSLNIRQFFQGTYLAGGEPLSAELYSYSLAWIVLGLVLVFVGTLRQSRLLRIGSLAVLVVAVAKVFLIDASELGGLWRVVSFLGLGSSLLGLGWFYSRFVFLPRPGPDRTA, from the coding sequence ATGGAAGCGCTGGGTTTGGTACTGGCCATCATAGCGTTGGGCATGCTTATCCGTTTGCGCCATGACGTTGAGCGAGTCGCGCGGCGCGTCTCGAATCTCGAGCAAGCCGGACAGATAGGACAGCTTGACTCGCCCAGTCCCGTTTCTGAGCCTGTCCAGGCAACGCCGCAGGAATCACGCCAAGACGATGGATCGATTCCCATCATCTTGCCCGGTGCCGTTGATCCTGCCCCCGCGCATTTGTCCAAAACAATGCGACCTGATCCTCGTCCTGCAATGGATTGGGAAAAGCAGATCGGCGCGCGGTTGATGGTGTGGGTGGGCGGCGCGGCTTTGGCCTTGGCGGGACTCTTCCTGGTGCGTTACTCGATCGAGGCGGGGTGGCTGAGTCCAAGCGTGCGCGTATCTTTGGCGATGCTTTTTGGCGCGGGGATGATGGCTTGCGGCCAGAAAGTCTTCCACAGAACCGATATCGCCAACCATGCGCGGCTGGCTCAGGCGCTGGGCGGTGCGGGGGTGGCGGTTTTATACGGCGCGCTATACGCCGCTGGACAGCTTTACGATCTGGTGCCTCTTTGGCTGTGCTTTGCGGCGATGGCCTTGGTCACGGGCTCGGCCTTGGTCATGGCGCTGCGGCAAGGGCCTATGCTGGCTGCCATGGGGCTGATCGGCGGATTGCTGACGCCGGTTCTGGCCGGATCGCAGGACCCGTCGGCGCTGCTTTTGTTCTTGTATCTGGGCGTCTTGTCCTTGGCGGCGGCGGCACTGGCGGCAAGGCGCGGCTGGTGGGGCATGGTTTTGATGGTGTATCTGGGCGGTTTGGCCTGGGCCGGATTCTGGTTGGTGACGGACGGTTCGGGGACGGGCGCGGCCTTGGGTCTTGGCTGCTTTGCGGGGATGATGATGTTGGGCGGCTTGGCCGCAAGGGTGGGTATGCCGGACGCCGACTCGCCTTGGGCCCAAGAAGCGCGCGTTGTGGCCTCGGGCGGCGGCATGGCGGTTATGGCGTCAACGCTGATGCAAGACGGCCACGTCGATCCCTTGATCGTGGGCATGTATTTTCTGTTGTGCCTATTGACGCTGGGCCTTGGCGTTTTCGATCAAATCCGCTATCGCTTTGCCCCCATGATCGGGCTGGGGCTGGGCGTTGTTTGGTTGCTGACGGTTCCGGTGGAGCCGGGAGTCTTGCCGTCTTTCGTGGTCATGGCCGCCATATTGTGCGGACTGCATGGCGCGGTGGGCTGGTCGATGTTGACGCGCTCTCCGACGCCGTGGCGTTGGGCGGGGCTTGTATCCGCGTCCATGCTGGCCTTCTTTGGCATGACCTATGGGCGGTTATCGGATGGCGGACTGGCTCAGGCTATGCAATGGCCGTTGGAGATTCCGGCATTTTGGGGATGCCTGGCCTTTGGTCTGGCGTTTCTTGCCACGGTGGCTCTTTCGCGCTTTCGCGCTTTGTGGACGGGCGACCGGCGGTTAGGACAAGAAGTCCAGGCTTGGTTCGCGGCCACCGCAACCGCCTTGATCAGTCTGGGTTGCGCGGTCGAGATGCAAAGCTCGTTCCTGTCCATGGCGGTGGCGGCGCAGGTTCCCGTGCTGGTCTGGCTGGGGCAACGGCTTGATCTGCCGCGTCTGCGGCAATTGGCGGGGGTGATGGCCGCCGTGTTCGCATTGTTGTTGGTTCCACAATTGCTGTTGCTGATGACCTCAACACCGGTCAGGGTTCTGGACGGCGACCCCGAGGAGTATACCTTACATTGGCCTTTGCTACAATTGGGCTGGCCCGCTTTGGCCCTGGCCGGAGCATCTTGGCTGATGCAACGAGAGCGCGATGGCCGTTTGCCTGAAAGCCTGGATAAGAGCGCAGCGGTCTTGTTGGGACTGATGGTCTATCACTTGATACGCCATGCGTTTCATGTACCCGACGACAACTTGATCCTGCCACCGACAAGCATGGCCGAGCGTGCCATCATCACTAACGGATTGTTTCTGTATGGCGCAGCCTGCTACGCTTTGGGGCGCACCTATGGCTTGCACGCATGGAAACGGGCTGGGCATGTCATGGCGGGGGTGGCGGTGTTCCGCTGCGTGTGGTTCGATCTGTTGCTCAAGAACCCCTTATGGAACGCCGCGCAATTGGTGGGCGCATGGCCCTTGCTGAACGCCCTTTTGCCCGCTTATGGGCTGATGGCCTTGGCCTGCGTCTCATGGGCGCAGGTTTGGCAGCACGAGTCCCGGCCTTTGCGTGCCCGATGGGCGCGCGCCTTGGCGTTGGTGTTGTTGTTCACCTATGTCAGCTTGAATATACGCCAGTTCTTCCAAGGAACGTATCTGGCCGGTGGGGAGCCTCTCTCGGCCGAGCTGTATAGTTACTCGCTGGCCTGGATCGTACTGGGGCTGGTCTTGGTGTTTGTTGGAACCTTGCGGCAAAGCCGCTTACTGCGCATCGGATCTTTGGCGGTTCTGGTGGTGGCGGTGGCCAAGGTGTTTCTGATCGACGCCAGCGAACTTGGCGGCTTGTGGCGCGTGGTGTCGTTCCTGGGGCTGGGGTCTTCCCTATTGGGCCTGGGATGGTTTTACAGCCGCTTTGTCTTCCTGCCGCGTCCTGGGCCGGATAGAACGGCTTAG
- a CDS encoding dienelactone hydrolase family protein gives MSEPSMPVIAGRKSLPSEVKAGQTYAWCSCGRSASQPFCDGSHMGTGFEPVIYTAAADGIVKFCTCKHSALGAVCDGAHKRLPPEVVTPDGTFGGYLALPPGGKGPGLVIAQEIFGVNAAMRAACDLWASLGFVTFCPDLFWRLEPGVQLTDQTQAEWDRALALMNAFDQEKGLADLQAAVTFLRGHPACAASGKIGVLGYCLGGRMAFRMAASSDADAAVSYYGVGLESLLDEIPRQRAPLLIHIAQNDHFVPPAAQQAILDAATARSDISAYVYEGVDHAFARVGGVPYNAPAAQLAQQRSQEFLNRFLG, from the coding sequence ATGTCTGAACCCTCCATGCCCGTCATCGCCGGACGCAAATCTTTGCCCTCCGAGGTCAAGGCCGGACAAACCTATGCATGGTGCAGCTGCGGGCGCAGCGCGTCACAGCCTTTTTGCGATGGCAGCCATATGGGCACGGGTTTCGAGCCGGTCATCTACACCGCCGCCGCCGATGGCATCGTCAAATTTTGCACCTGCAAGCACAGCGCACTTGGTGCCGTGTGTGATGGCGCCCATAAAAGACTGCCGCCCGAAGTCGTCACGCCCGACGGTACGTTCGGGGGATATCTGGCCTTGCCGCCGGGCGGCAAAGGGCCGGGTTTGGTGATCGCGCAAGAGATATTCGGCGTCAACGCCGCCATGCGCGCCGCGTGCGATTTGTGGGCCAGCTTGGGATTTGTGACCTTTTGCCCCGATCTGTTTTGGCGGCTGGAGCCTGGCGTGCAATTGACGGACCAAACTCAGGCGGAATGGGATCGCGCCCTCGCCCTTATGAACGCCTTCGATCAAGAAAAAGGCTTGGCCGATTTGCAAGCCGCCGTGACCTTTCTGCGCGGGCATCCCGCTTGCGCCGCTTCGGGAAAAATAGGCGTTTTGGGCTATTGCCTGGGCGGACGCATGGCTTTTCGCATGGCGGCAAGCTCTGACGCCGATGCTGCGGTCAGTTATTATGGCGTCGGCTTGGAAAGCTTGCTTGACGAGATTCCCCGCCAGCGCGCGCCGTTGCTGATCCATATCGCGCAAAATGATCACTTTGTGCCGCCTGCGGCGCAGCAGGCGATTTTAGACGCCGCGACCGCCCGGTCCGATATCAGCGCCTATGTCTATGAAGGGGTGGACCACGCCTTCGCCCGTGTCGGCGGCGTCCCCTACAACGCCCCCGCCGCCCAATTGGCGCAGCAACGCAGCCAGGAATTCTTGAATCGATTTCTTGGTTAA
- a CDS encoding DUF4116 domain-containing protein translates to MSRKLKAIIEAQESGAYAQIWQADPTQRKTYLHWLADRFLNNALLLEDLPKATAYLAAFHRHKNNLPNTSDGQSGKKIDSYSRLPQLYRAVAPYLPEEAQDPEQEADADAAPDIIELFHHNHLRVVIPLSTAAATREGRGTQWCTAYGTAPNHFWNYACQGPLLIVHTPDETGKPRKYQLHFPSDQFHDEADEKINLVELTRNRPELWPILEPYAQAAVTQDGRALQYVPKELRSEAMCLTAVTQNGAALQYVPKELRIETMCLTAVTQNGEALQYVPEELRSEALCLTAVAQNGRALYCVSKELRTPALCKTAVAQNGEALAVVPKELRIEALCLTAVTQNGAALQYVPEELRIEAMCLTAVAQNGRALYCVSKELRTPALCKTAVAQNGEALQYVPEELRIEAMCLTAVTQNGEALQYVPEELRSEALCLTAVTQNGQALEDVPEELRTEAICKAAVTQNGQALRAVPKKLRTPALCLAAVMQNGAALLYVPENLCTEDLCQTAVTQDGWNVVSVPEELRSEALCQIAVTQNGRALNRIPEKLRTEAVCKAAVTQNGLALSDVPEELRTDAMCLAALHSIIRAAQEKNERMRFDIFHLIPNKQQDQMAKKVGLGFDAKGFMTVAPSRPFPAPMASTGLVAHARAA, encoded by the coding sequence ATGAGCCGCAAGTTAAAAGCCATCATCGAGGCCCAAGAATCAGGGGCCTATGCCCAGATTTGGCAGGCCGACCCAACCCAAAGAAAGACCTATCTGCATTGGCTGGCGGATAGGTTCTTGAATAACGCCTTGCTTCTGGAAGATCTGCCCAAGGCCACGGCCTATCTGGCCGCCTTTCATCGACATAAAAACAATCTTCCCAACACGTCAGATGGCCAGTCTGGGAAGAAGATCGACTCTTATTCCCGTCTGCCGCAACTGTACCGCGCCGTCGCACCATATCTGCCCGAAGAGGCCCAAGACCCGGAGCAAGAGGCGGATGCCGACGCCGCCCCGGACATCATCGAATTGTTCCATCACAATCACCTGCGGGTGGTGATCCCCCTATCCACCGCCGCCGCCACGCGCGAAGGGCGCGGCACGCAATGGTGCACGGCCTATGGCACCGCGCCGAACCATTTCTGGAACTATGCCTGCCAGGGGCCTTTGCTGATTGTCCATACACCAGATGAAACCGGCAAGCCGCGCAAATACCAACTGCATTTTCCCTCAGACCAATTCCACGACGAAGCGGATGAGAAAATCAATCTTGTCGAACTGACACGAAATCGGCCCGAGCTGTGGCCCATCTTGGAGCCTTACGCCCAAGCCGCCGTCACGCAGGATGGGAGGGCACTGCAATATGTCCCCAAAGAACTGCGCAGCGAGGCCATGTGCCTGACCGCCGTCACGCAGAATGGGGCGGCACTGCAATATGTCCCCAAAGAACTGCGCATTGAGACCATGTGCCTGACCGCCGTCACGCAGAATGGGGAAGCACTGCAATATGTCCCCGAAGAACTGCGCAGCGAGGCCTTGTGCCTGACCGCCGTCGCGCAGAATGGGCGGGCGTTGTATTGTGTGTCCAAAGAATTACGGACCCCTGCACTGTGCAAGACCGCCGTTGCGCAGAATGGGGAGGCACTGGCAGTTGTCCCCAAAGAACTGCGCATTGAGGCCTTGTGCCTGACCGCCGTCACGCAGAATGGGGCGGCACTGCAATATGTCCCCGAAGAACTGCGCATTGAGGCCATGTGCCTGACCGCCGTCGCGCAGAATGGGCGGGCGTTGTATTGTGTGTCCAAAGAATTACGGACCCCTGCACTGTGCAAGACCGCCGTTGCGCAGAATGGGGAGGCACTGCAATATGTCCCCGAAGAACTGCGCATTGAGGCCATGTGCCTGACCGCCGTCACGCAGAATGGAGAAGCACTGCAATATGTCCCCGAAGAACTGCGCAGCGAGGCCTTGTGCCTGACCGCCGTCACGCAGAATGGGCAGGCATTGGAAGATGTCCCCGAGGAACTGCGCACCGAGGCCATATGCAAAGCCGCTGTCACGCAGAATGGGCAGGCGTTGAGGGCTGTCCCCAAAAAATTGCGCACCCCCGCGCTGTGCCTGGCCGCCGTTATGCAGAATGGGGCGGCACTGCTATATGTTCCCGAAAACCTGTGCACCGAGGATTTATGTCAAACCGCCGTCACGCAGGATGGCTGGAACGTGGTATCTGTCCCTGAAGAACTGCGCAGCGAGGCTTTATGTCAAATCGCCGTCACGCAGAATGGCCGAGCACTAAACCGTATTCCCGAAAAGCTACGCACCGAGGCCGTATGCAAGGCCGCCGTCACGCAGAATGGATTGGCACTATCCGATGTTCCCGAAGAACTGCGCACAGACGCCATGTGCCTAGCCGCTTTGCACTCCATCATCCGCGCGGCGCAAGAGAAGAATGAGCGTATGAGATTCGATATCTTTCACCTGATTCCTAACAAACAGCAGGACCAGATGGCCAAGAAAGTCGGGCTGGGGTTTGACGCGAAGGGATTCATGACCGTCGCACCCTCTCGCCCTTTTCCCGCGCCCATGGCCTCGACCGGCTTGGTCGCGCATGCGCGTGCGGCTTGA